The Thalassotalea sp. 273M-4 genome includes a region encoding these proteins:
- a CDS encoding helix-turn-helix domain-containing protein yields the protein MQKSKDKSIQSKLALLQLAEELNVSKACELMGYSRDSYYRFKKLYATGGEMALKDIDRRKPIPKNRASSEVEKQVVEVALDYPNYGQEKVARLLQSRHVDISASGVRAIWKRHDLESKNKRLRALHALVEQENFPLSDEQKLSIERLHQMTQNQLELDVKFPSHLGVQDTVYIGNIQGVGDVYQHTFIDAYCKVALVRLYQDKSPIEAIDFLENYVLPWYQKHDLKLKQILTDKGGEFYGKPEQGGKYQAQLKKYHIDHITMRAYNGPEVNGICARFHTMQKSNFYDIVIRTQGFNCLDELQGVLQYWVEKYNEEIPHHERFCYGKPPMLTFKNSVHLAPKS from the coding sequence ATGCAAAAATCAAAAGATAAATCTATCCAAAGTAAATTAGCTCTACTTCAACTGGCGGAAGAATTGAACGTATCTAAAGCATGTGAGCTTATGGGTTATAGTCGTGATAGTTATTATCGGTTTAAAAAGCTATACGCCACAGGCGGTGAAATGGCGCTTAAAGATATTGACAGGCGTAAACCTATTCCTAAAAACAGAGCTTCCAGCGAAGTTGAAAAACAAGTGGTTGAAGTGGCGTTAGATTACCCTAATTATGGGCAAGAAAAAGTAGCTCGTTTGTTGCAAAGTCGTCATGTGGATATATCTGCAAGTGGTGTTAGAGCGATCTGGAAACGTCATGACTTAGAGTCAAAAAATAAACGATTAAGAGCATTACATGCTCTAGTCGAACAAGAAAATTTCCCTCTATCCGATGAGCAGAAACTCAGTATTGAGCGTTTACATCAGATGACCCAAAACCAACTGGAATTAGACGTCAAATTTCCCAGTCACCTAGGCGTTCAAGATACCGTTTATATTGGCAATATTCAGGGGGTAGGCGATGTATATCAACATACCTTTATTGATGCCTACTGCAAAGTGGCTTTAGTACGTCTATACCAAGATAAGAGCCCAATCGAAGCCATCGACTTCTTAGAAAATTATGTATTGCCTTGGTATCAAAAACATGATTTAAAATTAAAACAAATACTTACTGACAAAGGTGGGGAATTTTATGGCAAGCCCGAACAGGGCGGAAAATACCAAGCCCAGCTGAAAAAATATCATATCGATCATATTACAATGCGAGCGTACAATGGACCAGAGGTGAACGGGATCTGTGCGCGTTTCCATACCATGCAAAAAAGCAACTTTTACGATATTGTGATCAGAACACAAGGTTTTAATTGTTTAGATGAATTACAAGGCGTATTACAGTACTGGGTAGAAAAATATAACGAAGAGATCCCTCATCATGAGCGTTTTTGTTATGGCAAACCCCCAATGCTGACGTTTAAAAATAGCGTACATTTAGCCCCAAAAAGTTAA
- a CDS encoding M48 family metallopeptidase, whose product MDFFQAQDDAKRKTGLLILLFIAATFGLIVVAYAIVMALQAYLTIQPNQFYTLALIGQQFDWQQAIMVACVVSLIIFSGSAYKTLSLGSGGKKVAELLGGQRISYDTRDSKEKQLLNIVDEMAIASGSPVPAVYLLHNELGINAFAAGYRASDAVIGVTQGCLEQLTRDELQGVIAHEFSHILHGDTRLNMRLIGILHGILLIGYIGYYILRSVRGNNKNTAALFALGLGLIAVGFSGNFFGGLIKAAVSRQREYLADASAVQYTRSKDGIAGALTKIKNNPYGSTLDSPLAPQMSHAYFSQGVSSFVDSLFSTHPPLQKRIKRIAPYFELQNKIHNQKAKPQAAKSESTSSQQKSMTKEAIAKGVAGVVVAEQVLDSIGNISQQHLDYAHQLLIDVPSNILDSVRTVTGAQAFIYCLLLDSDKFIQEEQLKELHGLCEQEVFDTVLSIYRAVLRLHPRFRLPLIDISLPLLQALNKTQYQHLLNTMQMLIDCDHHFALFEWVLKRMVVRHLGASFEKANRVDKSLSIEQCQHQAEVLFSTLLYYLVDDNLERHQVLLEVRTITSMPKLRFLSVEQCQFSELDNALMTLVQLQVKSKPDILRGCLLIATCDKRFSHQEMELIRAIADTLDCPMPPTLSAS is encoded by the coding sequence ATGGATTTTTTTCAAGCGCAAGATGATGCAAAGCGCAAAACAGGCTTATTGATCCTGTTATTTATTGCTGCCACCTTCGGCCTTATTGTTGTAGCCTATGCCATTGTTATGGCGCTACAAGCTTATTTAACCATCCAACCCAATCAGTTTTATACCCTAGCATTGATCGGTCAACAGTTTGATTGGCAGCAAGCCATAATGGTTGCGTGTGTCGTAAGTTTGATCATTTTTAGTGGTAGTGCATACAAAACGTTAAGCTTAGGCTCTGGTGGTAAAAAGGTCGCAGAATTACTTGGCGGCCAGCGTATTAGTTACGATACCCGAGACAGCAAAGAAAAGCAGCTACTCAATATCGTTGATGAGATGGCTATAGCCTCGGGCTCACCAGTACCTGCCGTTTACCTATTACACAATGAGCTTGGTATTAATGCATTTGCCGCAGGTTATAGAGCATCTGATGCTGTTATTGGGGTCACTCAAGGCTGTCTAGAGCAGTTAACTCGCGATGAATTACAAGGGGTTATCGCGCACGAGTTTAGTCATATCCTACATGGTGATACTCGCTTAAATATGCGCCTAATTGGCATCTTGCATGGGATTTTACTGATTGGCTACATTGGCTATTACATCTTACGTTCGGTACGTGGTAACAATAAAAATACCGCGGCTTTATTTGCTTTAGGGCTTGGCTTAATCGCCGTTGGTTTTAGTGGCAATTTTTTTGGCGGTTTAATTAAAGCGGCGGTTAGTCGGCAACGAGAATACTTAGCCGATGCATCAGCTGTGCAATATACGCGAAGCAAAGACGGCATCGCAGGGGCGCTAACAAAAATTAAAAACAATCCCTATGGCTCGACCCTAGATAGTCCCTTAGCGCCACAAATGAGCCACGCCTATTTTAGTCAAGGCGTAAGCTCGTTTGTCGACTCTTTATTTTCAACCCATCCGCCATTACAAAAACGCATTAAACGCATTGCGCCTTATTTTGAACTGCAAAATAAAATCCATAATCAAAAAGCCAAACCACAAGCAGCAAAGAGTGAGAGTACGAGCTCGCAACAGAAGAGTATGACAAAGGAAGCTATTGCTAAAGGGGTCGCAGGTGTTGTGGTCGCTGAACAAGTCTTAGACAGTATTGGTAATATAAGCCAACAACACCTTGATTATGCGCATCAGCTTCTCATAGACGTTCCTAGTAATATCCTTGATTCCGTTCGTACCGTAACTGGGGCACAAGCGTTTATTTATTGCTTACTACTTGATAGCGATAAATTCATCCAAGAAGAGCAATTAAAAGAGTTACACGGTCTCTGTGAGCAGGAAGTATTTGACACCGTATTAAGCATTTATCGCGCTGTATTGCGTTTACATCCTCGTTTTCGCCTACCACTTATTGATATCAGCCTGCCGTTATTACAAGCACTGAATAAAACCCAGTACCAACATCTGCTTAACACCATGCAAATGTTAATTGATTGCGATCATCATTTTGCTTTATTTGAATGGGTGCTAAAGCGCATGGTGGTTCGCCATCTAGGGGCATCTTTTGAAAAAGCCAATCGTGTTGATAAGAGCTTATCAATTGAGCAATGTCAGCATCAGGCAGAGGTACTCTTTAGTACGTTACTTTATTATCTCGTCGACGATAATCTAGAGCGACACCAAGTATTATTAGAAGTTAGAACAATCACTTCTATGCCTAAATTACGTTTTCTTAGCGTTGAACAATGTCAATTTAGTGAACTCGATAATGCGTTAATGACGTTAGTACAGTTACAAGTAAAATCTAAGCCAGATATCTTAAGAGGTTGTTTGCTCATTGCCACTTGCGACAAACGATTTAGTCATCAAGAAATGGAATTAATTCGGGCCATCGCCGATACGCTTGACTGCCCGATGCCACCAACTTTATCCGCTAGCTGA
- a CDS encoding LemA family protein, whose product MSSSIIILIVVVVAVLYVIGIFNKLVALKNRYKNAFAQIEVQLKRRYDLIPNLVETAKAYMSHERETLEAVIAARNNATKGLASAAAQPGNPQAMQSLQGAEQALMGAMSKFNMVMEDYPDLKANENMMQLNEELISTENKVSFARQAFNDQVMSYNTYKQSFPQTIFANLLGHATDASLLEFADSAQIQQAPKVSF is encoded by the coding sequence ATGAGTAGCTCAATCATCATTTTAATTGTCGTCGTTGTTGCTGTACTTTATGTTATTGGTATTTTTAATAAATTAGTGGCTTTAAAAAACCGTTATAAGAATGCTTTTGCCCAAATCGAAGTGCAATTAAAGCGTCGTTATGACTTAATTCCAAATTTAGTTGAAACAGCTAAAGCCTATATGAGCCATGAACGAGAAACATTAGAAGCGGTTATCGCTGCTCGTAACAACGCAACAAAAGGGCTTGCATCTGCCGCCGCACAGCCAGGCAACCCGCAAGCGATGCAATCATTACAAGGTGCTGAACAAGCTTTGATGGGGGCAATGAGTAAATTTAATATGGTGATGGAAGATTACCCCGACTTAAAAGCCAATGAAAATATGATGCAGCTTAATGAAGAGCTGATCAGCACTGAAAATAAGGTCAGTTTTGCTCGCCAAGCATTTAATGATCAAGTCATGAGTTACAACACCTATAAACAAAGCTTTCCACAAACTATTTTTGCCAATTTATTGGGGCATGCCACCGATGCAAGTCTATTGGAGTTTGCGGATTCTGCGCAAATTCAACAAGCGCCGAAAGTGTCGTTTTAA
- the fdx gene encoding ISC system 2Fe-2S type ferredoxin, translated as MPKIIVLPNEELCPEGAVLDAQTGESILNVVLKNDIHVEHACEKVCACTTCHMIIREGFDSLEESDELEDDMLDKAWGLEPESRLGCQAIVADEDLVVEIPKYTVNMVSENH; from the coding sequence ATGCCTAAAATTATTGTACTTCCAAATGAAGAGTTATGCCCAGAGGGCGCGGTACTTGACGCACAAACAGGTGAAAGCATTCTAAATGTGGTGCTGAAAAATGACATTCACGTCGAGCATGCTTGTGAAAAGGTATGTGCGTGTACAACGTGCCATATGATTATTCGTGAAGGGTTTGACTCACTTGAAGAAAGTGATGAACTTGAAGATGACATGCTTGATAAAGCATGGGGACTTGAACCTGAGTCTCGCCTTGGCTGTCAGGCCATCGTTGCCGATGAAGACTTAGTAGTTGAAATTCCAAAATATACTGTAAACATGGTGTCAGAAAACCACTAG
- the hscA gene encoding Fe-S protein assembly chaperone HscA: protein MALLQIAEPGLSTVPHQHRLAAGIDLGTTNSLVATVKSGLPETLADLNGQDIVPSVVHYQQEHTLVGLEAEEFAVTDPENTIVSVKRLIGRSKTDIVNKYPALPYQFAGEENHPSLITRAGEINPVQVSAEILSKLVNRAKESLGGDLEGVVITVPAYFDDAQRQSTKDAATLAGVNVLRLLNEPTAAAVAYGLDSKKEGVIAVYDLGGGTFDISILRLTKGVFEVLATGGDSALGGDDFDIALVDYLLEQAKVQRPLSTNMEREVLKQARYAKEQLTNVDQVEVNFSLSNGDDFTCAITRDTLNQLIQPMVTKTLRSCRRSLKDAGLTAMDISEVVMVGGSTRVPLVRSEVGQFFNREPLTSIDPDKVVAIGAAIQADILAGNKPDSEMLLLDVIPLSLGLETMGGLVEKVIPRNTTIPVAKAQEFTTFKDGQTAMAIHVLQGERELVEHCRSLARFELRGIPPLTAGAAHIRVTFKVDADGLLSVTAMEKSTGIETSIEVKPSFGLEEDDIINMLSESMNHAKEDMDARMLKEQQVEAARVYEGVAAALAQDGAKLLSVEEKDAIELALAELQRIGAGDDVSAIEQAIANVDKITAKFAERRMDASIRTALAGHSVDEV, encoded by the coding sequence ATGGCTTTATTACAAATAGCAGAACCCGGTTTAAGCACCGTCCCTCACCAACATAGGTTAGCGGCAGGTATCGACTTAGGCACAACCAATTCCTTGGTGGCAACCGTTAAAAGCGGTTTACCTGAAACCTTAGCTGACCTTAATGGTCAAGATATCGTGCCGTCCGTTGTCCACTACCAACAAGAGCATACGCTAGTAGGTCTTGAAGCCGAAGAGTTTGCCGTAACAGATCCTGAAAATACCATCGTATCGGTTAAGCGCCTCATTGGACGTTCGAAAACGGATATCGTTAATAAGTATCCAGCTTTACCATATCAGTTCGCAGGCGAAGAGAATCATCCAAGCCTAATTACTCGTGCAGGTGAAATAAACCCAGTACAAGTATCGGCTGAAATTTTATCTAAATTGGTTAATCGAGCTAAAGAATCACTAGGTGGCGACCTTGAAGGTGTGGTAATAACCGTACCGGCTTATTTTGACGATGCTCAGCGTCAAAGTACCAAGGATGCTGCCACTTTAGCTGGGGTAAATGTACTGCGTTTACTTAATGAGCCAACCGCGGCCGCTGTAGCCTATGGTTTAGACAGCAAGAAAGAAGGGGTTATTGCCGTATATGATCTTGGCGGTGGTACGTTCGATATTTCCATTTTGCGATTAACCAAAGGGGTTTTTGAGGTATTAGCCACTGGTGGTGATTCTGCTTTAGGTGGTGATGACTTTGACATCGCGTTAGTGGACTACCTACTGGAGCAAGCCAAAGTGCAAAGGCCTCTCTCTACCAATATGGAACGAGAAGTACTTAAGCAAGCACGCTATGCTAAAGAACAGCTTACTAATGTTGACCAGGTTGAGGTGAATTTTTCGTTGTCCAATGGTGATGATTTCACTTGTGCAATTACTCGAGATACCCTTAATCAGTTAATTCAGCCAATGGTGACCAAAACTTTACGTTCATGTCGACGTTCGTTAAAAGATGCTGGCTTAACGGCTATGGATATTAGTGAGGTCGTGATGGTTGGTGGTTCTACTCGTGTACCATTGGTGCGAAGTGAAGTAGGGCAATTTTTTAATCGCGAGCCGTTAACCTCAATTGACCCGGACAAAGTTGTTGCTATTGGCGCTGCAATTCAAGCCGATATTTTGGCAGGTAATAAACCTGACAGTGAAATGCTATTGCTTGATGTGATCCCATTATCTTTGGGGCTTGAAACCATGGGCGGATTGGTGGAAAAGGTAATACCTAGAAATACCACCATTCCTGTCGCAAAAGCGCAAGAATTTACTACGTTTAAAGATGGTCAAACCGCGATGGCTATCCATGTGTTACAAGGTGAGCGTGAACTGGTCGAGCATTGCCGTTCACTCGCCAGATTTGAGTTACGAGGTATCCCACCACTGACAGCAGGCGCAGCGCATATTCGGGTAACATTTAAAGTGGATGCCGATGGCTTGTTGAGTGTTACAGCGATGGAAAAATCTACTGGGATTGAAACCTCTATAGAGGTTAAGCCGTCGTTTGGTTTGGAAGAAGATGACATAATTAACATGTTGTCTGAGTCGATGAACCACGCCAAAGAAGATATGGATGCGCGCATGCTTAAAGAGCAACAAGTTGAAGCTGCACGGGTATATGAAGGTGTTGCTGCAGCTTTGGCGCAAGATGGCGCCAAGCTTTTGAGCGTAGAAGAAAAAGACGCCATTGAATTGGCTTTAGCAGAGTTGCAACGTATTGGAGCTGGTGATGATGTCTCAGCCATTGAACAAGCCATTGCAAATGTAGATAAAATTACAGCCAAATTTGCTGAACGTCGAATGGATGCCTCCATTCGAACAGCGCTGGCCGGACATTCGGTAGATGAGGTTTAA
- the hscB gene encoding co-chaperone HscB, protein MNYFELFGLEAKFSLDLNELSATFQTLQKTVHPDRFAHSSSQQQLMAVQKSSEINDAYQTLKQPILRGEYLLRLRGVELPSEQASFQDVSFLMAQMELREMLAEIETASDPDAAIFSAQQTLDLQAQQLWQQTEQLLAANNAQANEQAGELLRKLKFYQKLQLELERIEDAMYDD, encoded by the coding sequence TTGAATTACTTTGAACTATTTGGCTTAGAAGCCAAATTTTCACTCGATTTAAATGAATTGTCAGCGACATTTCAAACATTGCAGAAAACGGTCCATCCGGACCGTTTTGCGCATTCGTCTTCGCAACAACAATTAATGGCGGTACAAAAATCGTCAGAAATCAATGATGCTTATCAAACGTTAAAGCAGCCTATTTTACGTGGTGAATACCTACTCAGACTGCGTGGTGTTGAGCTTCCATCTGAACAAGCATCTTTTCAGGATGTAAGTTTTTTGATGGCACAAATGGAACTGCGTGAGATGCTGGCCGAAATTGAAACGGCCAGTGATCCCGATGCCGCTATTTTCTCAGCCCAGCAAACTTTAGATCTACAAGCTCAGCAATTGTGGCAACAAACGGAGCAATTGCTAGCCGCTAATAACGCCCAAGCCAATGAACAGGCCGGTGAGTTATTGCGAAAATTAAAGTTTTATCAAAAGCTGCAGCTTGAATTAGAGCGCATCGAAGATGCAATGTATGACGACTAA
- the iscA gene encoding iron-sulfur cluster assembly protein IscA gives MSITMTPAAAERVRTFLTNRGKGIGLRLGVKTTGCSGLAYVLEFVDDLNDDDQVFDIDNVKIIVDGKSLVHLDGTQLDFVKEGLNEGFKFTNPNAKGECGCGESFNV, from the coding sequence AGCCGCAGCAGAACGCGTACGTACGTTTTTAACCAACCGAGGTAAGGGCATCGGTTTACGCCTTGGGGTTAAAACAACCGGTTGTTCTGGCTTGGCTTACGTACTGGAATTTGTAGATGACCTTAACGATGACGATCAGGTATTTGATATTGATAATGTTAAAATCATAGTCGATGGCAAATCATTGGTGCATTTAGATGGTACCCAATTAGATTTTGTTAAAGAAGGTCTGAACGAAGGTTTTAAGTTTACCAATCCGAATGCAAAAGGTGAGTGTGGTTGTGGCGAGAGCTTTAACGTATAA